From a single Pongo pygmaeus isolate AG05252 chromosome 12, NHGRI_mPonPyg2-v2.0_pri, whole genome shotgun sequence genomic region:
- the CHCHD5 gene encoding coiled-coil-helix-coiled-coil-helix domain-containing protein 5 isoform X3: MSIAQCTSSHPIIRQIRQACAQPFEAFEECLRQNEAAVGNCAEHMRRFLQCAEQVQPPRSPATVEAQPLPAS; the protein is encoded by the exons ATGAGCATTGCCCAATGCACATCCTCCCA CCCAATCATCCGCCAGATCCGCCAGGCCTGTGCTCAGCCTTTTGAGGCCTTCGAGGAGTGTCTTCGACAGAACGAGGCAGCTGTGGGCAACTGTGCGGAGCATATGCGCCGCTTCCTGCAGTGCGCTGAGCAAGTGCAGCCGCCACGCTCACCTGCAACTGTGGAG GCACAGCCACTTCCTGCCTCCTGA